A DNA window from Pedobacter africanus contains the following coding sequences:
- the gndA gene encoding NADP-dependent phosphogluconate dehydrogenase produces the protein MDNKYTLGMIGLGTMGRNLLLNMADNGFAVTGYDKDARMLQKLEEDGKTHNLKGFASLEDFIQSLELPRRVMLLVPAGQIVDSVIQELIPLLDKGDMIIDSGNSHFTDTSRRATELEEQGIHFFGMGISGGEEGARFGPSMMPGGDKTAYNAVKPILEAVSAKVNGDPCVAYIGPGASGHFVKMVHNGIEYAMMQILAETYYLLKHGMGYDNEKIYNTFKKWNEGRLKSFLLEVTRDVFKVKDKKTGGYLIDVIKDEAKSKGTGKWTSQVSMDLQLPIPTINESVSSRDLSKYKKLRVALADALPHAAEKIDNPAEFEVLLEQALYFSMITCYAQGLHLLTQASKEFKYELNLQEISQIWRGGCIIRAVLLEDIYQAYKKQPALEHLYADGSIQQQLKEIVPGTRKVVGNAIQNGFAVPALASALTYFDSLRTANSPLNLTQAQRDFFGAHTFERTDEEGIFHADWNSDNL, from the coding sequence ATGGACAACAAATATACTTTAGGAATGATAGGCCTTGGCACCATGGGCCGCAATTTACTGCTTAACATGGCCGACAATGGATTTGCTGTAACCGGTTACGACAAAGATGCCAGGATGCTGCAAAAGCTTGAAGAAGATGGAAAAACCCATAACTTAAAAGGCTTCGCTTCGCTGGAAGATTTTATACAAAGCCTGGAATTGCCCAGAAGGGTGATGCTGCTGGTACCGGCAGGTCAGATTGTAGACAGTGTGATCCAGGAGCTGATTCCCTTACTAGATAAGGGCGATATGATCATCGATAGCGGAAACTCACATTTTACCGATACCAGCCGCAGAGCTACTGAATTGGAAGAACAGGGCATCCATTTCTTTGGAATGGGCATTTCGGGCGGTGAGGAAGGCGCACGTTTCGGACCAAGCATGATGCCGGGAGGTGACAAAACCGCATACAACGCAGTAAAGCCTATCCTGGAAGCTGTTTCTGCTAAAGTTAACGGCGACCCATGCGTGGCTTATATCGGTCCGGGGGCTTCAGGACATTTTGTTAAAATGGTGCACAATGGTATAGAATATGCAATGATGCAGATCCTTGCCGAAACCTATTACCTGCTGAAGCATGGAATGGGTTACGACAATGAAAAGATCTACAATACCTTTAAAAAATGGAATGAAGGCCGTTTAAAGTCCTTCCTTTTGGAAGTAACCCGTGATGTTTTTAAGGTTAAAGACAAAAAAACAGGTGGTTATTTAATTGACGTAATTAAAGATGAGGCCAAATCCAAAGGTACGGGAAAATGGACCTCGCAGGTGTCTATGGACCTGCAGTTGCCCATCCCAACGATTAACGAATCGGTAAGTTCGCGCGACCTTTCCAAATACAAAAAGCTACGCGTTGCCCTGGCCGATGCTTTGCCGCATGCTGCCGAGAAAATTGATAATCCTGCAGAATTTGAAGTGTTGCTGGAACAGGCGCTTTATTTCTCTATGATTACCTGCTATGCCCAGGGGCTGCACCTGCTTACCCAGGCATCCAAAGAGTTCAAATATGAACTGAACCTGCAGGAGATCTCGCAGATCTGGCGTGGCGGCTGTATCATCCGTGCGGTACTGCTCGAAGACATCTATCAGGCTTACAAAAAACAGCCTGCACTGGAGCATCTTTATGCAGATGGCAGCATCCAGCAGCAACTGAAAGAAATTGTACCTGGCACGCGTAAAGTGGTAGGCAATGCCATACAGAATGGTTTCGCTGTCCCTGCCCTTGCTTCGGCATTAACCTACTTTGATTCTTTAAGAACGGCCAACTCTCCACTTAATTTAACCCAGGCACAAAGGGATTTCTTTGGCGCCCATACTTTTGAACGTACAGATGAAGAAGGCATTTTCCATGCCGACTGGAATTCAGATAATTTGTAA
- a CDS encoding ROK family protein, protein MPVTKKEEDSNHILSIDIGGTSIKASILSQKGDLLSEFKKLPTPEKSTPEAVLKCIQELVATLDQDFSKISIGFPGYVKCGRVQTAVNLAKNKWTNVNLAQQVSDLFGKPVRLINDADQQALGVVAGKGFEIVFTVGTGFGTALVFDGDLLPHLELAHLPITKNKDYDDYIGDRAFEKIGIEKWNERLAHIIEIYKTVFNYDTLYIGGGNAKHITLNLDHNIKLVSNKDGIKGGAKLWDLEEKYHVYTNHPNKK, encoded by the coding sequence ATGCCAGTTACAAAAAAAGAAGAGGACTCTAATCATATTTTATCCATTGATATTGGCGGTACCAGCATTAAGGCTAGCATTTTAAGTCAAAAGGGCGATCTGCTTTCAGAATTCAAAAAGCTTCCGACTCCAGAAAAATCTACACCCGAAGCGGTGCTGAAATGCATTCAGGAACTGGTGGCTACCTTAGATCAGGACTTCTCAAAGATATCCATTGGCTTTCCGGGTTATGTAAAATGCGGCAGGGTACAAACTGCGGTAAACCTGGCCAAAAACAAATGGACCAATGTGAACCTGGCCCAGCAGGTGAGCGATTTATTTGGCAAACCGGTAAGGCTCATTAACGACGCCGATCAGCAGGCCCTGGGGGTTGTGGCTGGCAAAGGGTTTGAAATTGTATTTACTGTGGGTACCGGCTTTGGCACTGCATTGGTATTTGATGGCGATCTCCTGCCCCACCTGGAACTGGCGCATCTGCCCATTACCAAAAACAAGGATTATGATGATTACATTGGCGACAGGGCCTTTGAAAAGATTGGAATAGAAAAGTGGAACGAGCGCCTTGCACACATTATCGAAATCTATAAAACCGTATTCAATTACGACACCCTGTATATAGGCGGGGGCAATGCCAAGCACATTACACTGAACCTTGACCATAACATTAAGCTGGTAAGCAATAAGGACGGCATTAAGGGCGGCGCAAAACTCTGGGATCTGGAAGAAAAATACCATGTATATACCAACCATCCCAATAAAAAATAG
- a CDS encoding LytR/AlgR family response regulator transcription factor, with product MIRCIAVDDEQLLRDLLEDSIDQVPFLQLTATCKNAMEACDVMQREQVDLIFLDIQMPGLNGLQFLAALKNPPMVILVTAYEQYALEGFNLQVVDYLLKPFSFDRFLKACNRANELFLLQNPVAAAPELQDFFVNVEYTQVKIIAADIEYIEGLKDYIKIYLSTAEKPILTRMTMKAMEEKFPPGTFIRCHKSFLVAAKKISTIKRDFVCIGKKEIPVSESYKDSLSILLKGRKN from the coding sequence ATGATACGCTGCATTGCTGTAGACGATGAACAATTGTTAAGGGACTTACTGGAAGACAGTATTGACCAGGTGCCTTTTTTGCAATTGACGGCCACCTGTAAAAATGCGATGGAGGCCTGCGATGTGATGCAAAGAGAGCAGGTAGACCTCATTTTTCTGGATATCCAGATGCCGGGTTTAAACGGGCTTCAGTTCCTGGCTGCCTTAAAAAATCCGCCAATGGTGATACTGGTTACCGCCTATGAGCAATATGCACTGGAAGGCTTTAACCTGCAGGTGGTGGATTACCTGTTGAAACCCTTCAGCTTTGATCGTTTTCTGAAAGCGTGCAACAGGGCAAATGAACTGTTCCTTTTACAAAACCCGGTTGCCGCGGCCCCTGAACTGCAGGATTTTTTTGTCAATGTAGAGTACACCCAGGTAAAGATCATTGCAGCCGACATTGAATATATTGAAGGGCTGAAGGACTACATCAAGATTTACCTTTCTACTGCTGAAAAGCCGATCCTTACCCGCATGACCATGAAGGCTATGGAGGAAAAATTCCCTCCGGGTACCTTTATACGCTGTCACAAATCTTTTCTTGTTGCCGCAAAAAAGATCAGTACCATTAAACGCGATTTTGTTTGCATAGGCAAAAAAGAAATCCCGGTAAGCGAGTCTTATAAAGACAGTTTATCCATTCTGTTAAAGGGCAGAAAAAACTAG
- the zwf gene encoding glucose-6-phosphate dehydrogenase → MKTSISLNPTIIVIFGGTGDLNLRKLAPALYNLYAEGYMPEKFAIIGTARRPLTDVKFRETLMEGVNSFSRTGKVHKEKWDNFSQNVHYNPIDVKDSASFDTLKDTLDKFKNEFGPDTQIVYYLAVSPDLFPSIAKRLAKFKLAENEDNCRIVVEKPFGKDLETARELNEILRERFKEKQIYRIDHYLGKETVQNIMAFRFANSFLEPLWNRNYIDHVQISVTEQLGVGDRGGYYDGSGALRDMIQNHLLQLLCIIGMETPINFDADEIRDKKVDVLKAMRPFSAEDIRFNTVRGQYTKGWIRGDEVPGYRSEKDVDKQSNTETFAAIKFFVDNWRWKGIPFYVRTGKRLSQTSSLITIQFKDVPHQVFPASVAEHWQQNRLIISIQPEMSIRLQVQGKRPGLDMTLNPVDMVFDYKGTYTTESPEAYETLLLDVMTGDQTQFMRADQVEIAWELLMPVINAWESKKSLSFPNYAADSWGPEDAEALIARDGFHWFTLPLNKD, encoded by the coding sequence ATGAAGACAAGTATCAGCCTTAATCCAACCATAATTGTAATATTTGGTGGTACCGGTGATTTAAATCTGCGCAAACTTGCGCCCGCTCTTTACAACCTTTATGCTGAGGGCTATATGCCCGAAAAATTTGCCATTATTGGCACAGCCAGAAGACCTTTAACCGACGTGAAGTTCAGGGAAACGCTGATGGAAGGTGTAAATAGCTTTTCGCGTACAGGCAAGGTACATAAGGAAAAATGGGACAATTTTTCTCAGAACGTTCATTATAACCCGATTGATGTTAAAGATTCCGCCTCTTTTGATACACTTAAAGACACCTTAGATAAGTTTAAGAACGAATTTGGCCCGGACACACAAATTGTATATTACCTGGCCGTATCGCCAGATCTTTTCCCTTCAATTGCCAAACGTCTGGCCAAATTTAAGCTGGCAGAAAACGAAGACAACTGCCGCATCGTGGTAGAAAAACCTTTTGGTAAAGACCTGGAAACCGCTCGTGAACTCAATGAGATCCTGAGAGAGCGTTTTAAAGAAAAACAGATTTATCGTATAGACCATTACCTGGGAAAGGAAACCGTACAGAACATCATGGCTTTCCGCTTTGCCAACTCCTTCCTGGAGCCGCTATGGAACAGGAATTATATTGACCACGTGCAGATCTCGGTAACCGAGCAGCTGGGTGTAGGCGACAGGGGCGGCTATTACGATGGCTCTGGTGCCCTGAGGGATATGATCCAGAACCACCTGCTGCAATTGCTTTGCATTATTGGTATGGAAACCCCCATCAATTTCGATGCAGATGAGATCAGGGATAAAAAAGTAGATGTATTGAAAGCCATGCGCCCGTTCTCGGCCGAAGATATCCGCTTCAACACCGTACGCGGACAATATACCAAGGGCTGGATCAGAGGCGATGAAGTACCTGGCTACCGCTCTGAAAAAGATGTAGACAAACAATCAAATACAGAAACCTTTGCGGCCATTAAGTTTTTTGTAGATAACTGGCGCTGGAAAGGAATACCTTTTTATGTTCGTACCGGAAAACGCCTGTCACAAACCTCTTCGCTCATTACCATACAGTTTAAAGATGTACCGCACCAGGTATTCCCTGCATCGGTAGCAGAACACTGGCAGCAAAACAGGCTCATCATCAGCATACAACCGGAAATGAGCATCAGGTTACAGGTTCAGGGCAAAAGACCCGGACTAGATATGACCTTAAACCCGGTAGACATGGTATTTGACTATAAGGGCACTTATACCACGGAATCACCAGAAGCCTACGAAACCCTGCTGCTGGATGTAATGACCGGCGATCAGACACAGTTTATGCGTGCCGACCAGGTAGAAATTGCATGGGAACTGCTGATGCCGGTAATCAATGCATGGGAAAGCAAAAAATCGCTCAGCTTTCCTAACTATGCGGCCGACTCATGGGGCCCCGAAGATGCTGAAGCGCTGATTGCCAGAGATGGCTTCCATTGGTTTACGCTACCTTTAAATAAAGACTAA
- a CDS encoding sensor histidine kinase encodes MKIAVKFRYISIALHALIWAMVLLLPYLVSSAAHGYKIGPIPGYFFSLAGLIHLFIFYFNAFFLIPRLLNRRFWWLYIICSAALILGSFQLKYHMLAWWFPEVLKDLTAYKFVFAPSVAVFIISIVYRKVVDKIRQDREQQKIKTEQLSTELKFLRSQISPHFLFNVLSNLVSLARKKSDQIEPSLIMLSELMRYMLYETQGKKVTLDKEIAYLNNYVALQRMRFGTDVEIRYHTEINALSETQLIEPMLIIPFVENAFKHGIGYQAKPVISINLSLANSELFFEAINQFDAQSNSSKDGHSGIGLANVKSRLDLLYKDKYNLKIQQTANQFHISLTLQLI; translated from the coding sequence ATGAAAATAGCAGTCAAATTCAGGTACATCAGCATCGCCCTTCATGCACTCATCTGGGCCATGGTCCTGCTCCTGCCCTACCTGGTATCTTCAGCGGCACACGGGTATAAAATAGGCCCCATTCCCGGATACTTTTTTAGCCTTGCCGGATTGATACATCTCTTCATCTTTTATTTTAATGCATTTTTTCTGATTCCCAGATTGCTTAACCGGAGGTTCTGGTGGTTGTATATAATATGTTCCGCAGCACTGATCCTTGGCTCCTTTCAGCTAAAATACCATATGCTGGCCTGGTGGTTTCCTGAGGTACTGAAAGACCTTACCGCCTATAAGTTCGTTTTTGCCCCCTCTGTTGCGGTATTTATCATTAGTATCGTTTACCGTAAAGTGGTTGACAAGATAAGACAGGACCGCGAGCAGCAAAAAATAAAAACCGAACAACTTTCTACCGAACTGAAATTCCTCCGTTCCCAGATCAGCCCGCATTTTCTGTTCAATGTGCTCAGCAACTTGGTATCACTGGCCAGAAAAAAATCTGACCAGATCGAGCCCTCGCTCATCATGCTTTCAGAACTGATGCGTTACATGCTGTATGAAACACAAGGCAAAAAAGTAACACTGGATAAAGAAATCGCTTATTTGAACAATTACGTAGCCTTGCAGCGCATGCGTTTTGGTACCGATGTAGAGATCAGGTATCACACGGAAATAAACGCCCTTAGTGAAACTCAGCTCATCGAACCCATGCTGATCATCCCATTTGTAGAAAATGCTTTTAAACATGGCATTGGTTATCAGGCAAAGCCGGTCATCAGCATCAATTTATCCCTTGCCAATAGTGAGCTGTTTTTTGAAGCCATTAACCAATTTGATGCGCAATCAAACAGCAGTAAAGACGGGCATTCGGGCATCGGCCTGGCAAATGTAAAATCACGGCTGGATTTACTGTACAAGGATAAGTATAATTTAAAGATCCAACAGACAGCTAACCAATTCCATATTAGCTTAACTTTACAATTGATATGA
- the pgl gene encoding 6-phosphogluconolactonase, translated as MNLLIYKTQPELLEDLAEYIIKIANKAIDEQDCFNFVLTGGNSPKALYEMLATTYKDKIDWTKVYFFFGDERNVMPSHESYNGLMAKKAILDPLNIAEDHIFYIDTTLAPEKAAIEYTKAITKHFGGADLVFDLILLGMGDDAHTASLFPGTTILNNKNVELDSVFVEKLSTWRISFTAPLINKAKNVAFLVFGESKAQAVKQVIESPKKNTQLYPAQLINPIDGGVTWFLDDAAASLLDN; from the coding sequence ATGAATTTACTGATCTATAAAACACAGCCCGAATTGCTGGAAGATCTTGCCGAATATATCATCAAAATAGCCAATAAAGCCATTGATGAGCAGGATTGCTTTAATTTTGTACTTACCGGTGGGAATTCGCCGAAAGCATTATATGAAATGCTGGCTACTACCTATAAAGATAAGATAGATTGGACCAAAGTATATTTCTTTTTTGGTGATGAGCGCAATGTGATGCCCAGCCACGAAAGTTACAATGGTCTGATGGCCAAAAAAGCCATACTAGACCCGCTGAATATTGCGGAGGACCATATCTTTTATATAGATACTACCCTTGCACCCGAAAAAGCTGCAATTGAATATACCAAAGCCATTACCAAACATTTTGGTGGTGCTGACCTGGTGTTCGACCTGATTTTGCTGGGCATGGGCGATGATGCCCATACCGCATCACTGTTTCCGGGAACTACCATACTGAACAACAAAAATGTAGAGCTCGATTCGGTGTTCGTAGAAAAGTTGTCTACCTGGAGGATCAGCTTTACAGCCCCGCTCATCAACAAAGCGAAAAATGTCGCTTTTCTTGTTTTTGGGGAAAGTAAGGCGCAGGCGGTAAAGCAAGTGATTGAAAGTCCTAAAAAGAATACCCAACTATATCCTGCCCAATTGATTAACCCGATTGACGGCGGGGTAACCTGGTTTTTAGATGATGCAGCAGCCAGTCTGCTGGACAATTAG